A window of the Lactuca sativa cultivar Salinas chromosome 7, Lsat_Salinas_v11, whole genome shotgun sequence genome harbors these coding sequences:
- the LOC111914005 gene encoding zinc finger BED domain-containing protein RICESLEEPER 1, producing MEIQAETPAKKPKRLTSVVWNHFERVRKADACYAVCVHCQKKLSGSSNSGTTHLRNHLMRCLKRSNFDVSQILAAKRKRKDDTVSIANVNYEDVQRKEDNPIPIAYKFDQEPKMEETVNLGSVKFDQERSRFDLARMIMLHDYPPTMVEHVGFKIFVKNLQPMFEVMTTSVIESDCLTIYAKERQKVFEILRNLPGRISVSAGMWWSPENTEYVSLTANYIDDQWKLQKKILNFLTLESSQTEDSLSDLIIKCLIDWDVDRKLFSLTLDDFSSYNHIKEWFSQNRPVLKNGELFDIRCSSHLIKSLMKDTMESLKPMTEKIRESIRYVKSAMSIQEKFNEFGQQASVNTSKSLFLDNSIRWNSTYFMLESAIEHRGAFYLLQEHDQHYTMFLSDQEWNWVVSVTSLMKLLVEVTFVFSQSNYPTANIYFPEICDVHIQLIDYCKSPDDFIRSLAEKMKGKFDKYWGKCGSALAIPAILDPRFKMKLVEYYYKQIYDSDAPDRIREVSEGVRELFNEYSSEPGSGDTESTQSNGLVGTGNVVRDRLRGFDKFLNETGNQQSGVSDLDKYLEEPVFPRNHDFNILNWWKVHTPRYPILSMMARDILGIPVSTLTPELAFHSGGRVVDHHLRTVDPDIRQALICGQDWLKMEPEDTNTSSLAVVPLAVELT from the exons ATGGAAATACAAGCTGAAACACCTGCCAAGAAACCAAAAAGATTAACATCCGTTGTATGGAACCACTTTGAAAGGGTGAGAAAAGCTGATGCATGTTATGCAGTTTGTGTACACTGTCAAAAAAAACTAAGTGGATCAAGCAACAGTGGCACCACTCATTTAAGAAACCATTTAATGCGATGTTTAAAAAGATCCAATTTTGATGTGTCACAAATACTCGctgcaaaaagaaaaagaaaagatgatACAGTCAGCATTGCAAATGTCAACTATGAAGATGTACAAAGAAAAGAAGACAACCCAATCCCAATTGCATACAAGTTTGACCAAGAACCAAAGATGGAAGAAACAGTCAACCTCGGAAGTGTCAAGTTTGACCAAGAAAGAAGCCGGTTTGACTTAGCCCGTATGATCATGCTCCATGATTACCCCCCTACCATGGTTGAGCATGTTGGATTCAAGATTTTTGTTAAAAATCTTCAACCAATGTTTGAAGTTATGACAACCAGTGTAATCGAATCCGATTGTTTAACAATTTACGCGAAAGAACGACAAAAAGTGTTTGAAATCCTCCGGAATCTCCCCGGGAGAATCAGTGTTTCCGCCGGAATGTGGTGGTCGCCGGAAAACACCGAATACGTAAGCTTAACAGCGAATTACATCGATGATCAATGGAAGCTGCAGAAAaagattctaaattttctaaCTTTGGAATCTTCACAAACAGAAGACTCGTTATCTGATTTAATCATAAAATGTTTAATCGATTGGGACGTTGACCGGAAATTATTCTCGTTGACTCTCGATGATTTTTCCTCTTACAACCATATAAAAGAATGGTTTTCCCAAAACCGACCCGTTTTAAAAAACGGGGAATTGTTTGATATCAGATGCTCTTCACATCTTATAAAATCCCTCATGAAAGACACAATGGAATCACTAAAACCCATGACAGAAAAGATCCGTGAAAGCATCCGATACGTGAAAAGCGCGATGTCAATTCAAGAAAAGTTCAACGAATTTGGTCAACAGGCTTCGGTCAACACCTCAAAATCTTTATTTCTTGATAATTCGATACGATGGAAttcaacatattttatgttggaATCCGCGATTGAACACCGTGGCGCGTTTTATTTACTCCAAGAACACGATCAACACTACACCATGTTTTTATCGGATCAGGAATGGAATTGGGTGGTTTCCGTTACTTCACTTATGAAGCTTCTTGTCGAGGTTACATTCGTCTTTTCACAATCAAACTACCCAACCGCAAACATATACTTCCCGGAGATTTGCGATGTTCATATCCAACTAATCGATTACTGTAAATCCCCAGACGATTTCATCCGTTCACTAGCCGAAAAAATGAAGGGCAAATTCGACAAATATTGGGGGAAATGCGGGTCGGCATTGGCGATTCCGGCGATATTGGACCCAAGGTTTAAGATGAAGCTGGTGGAGTATTATTATAAACAGATTTATGATTCCGATGCTCCGGACCGGATTCGGGAAGTTTCCGAGGGTGTACGGGAGCTTTTTAATGAGTATTCGAGTGAACCGGGTTCCGGTGACACCGAGTCGACTCAGTCAAACGGGTTAGTGGGTACGGGTAATGTGGTGAGGGATCGGTTGAGAGGTTTTGATAAGTTCTTAAATGAGACTGGAAACCAGCAAAGTGGGGTTTCGGATCTTGATAAGTATTTGGAGGAACCAGTGTTTCCACGGAATCATGATTTTAACATCTTGAATTGGTGGAAAGTTCATACTCCAAGGTACCCGATTCTGTCGATGATGGCGAGGGATATACTTGGGATTCCGGTGTCGACTTTGACTCCGGAATTGGCATTCCATAGTGGTGGGAGAGTCGTTGATCATCATTTGAGGACGGTTGATCCCGATATTAGACAAGCTTTGATTTGTGGCCAAGATTGGCTTAAAATGGAACCCGAAG ATACCAATACCTCGAGCCTTGCGGTTGTGCCCCTCGCTGTTGAATTGACGTAA